A genomic segment from Streptomyces sp. NBC_00459 encodes:
- a CDS encoding class I adenylate-forming enzyme family protein: MLISRQERARICSDTELGAGNILARLAAYDRPRDEVVLRMDGNWRAPDGSCPAHLTLGELREVVETYAGWYAAQGVRPRDPVALHSYSSAEFAVNFLALTSLGAIPSFVNGNLPPDIAREYVRRQGAVGAFTDREHHAVLASDAADLGFCVTAADIRPEHRASLPPSYPYRHDPSDPVLISHSSGTTGMPKGVPHTHRTLMYAQLHRLRYSTGTDMERTLVGLPGAHNAMVATLLYCLLLRTDIKLLSSQRGTEVLDAIEEFRPTTVLAFAGTFGEMAAEDLTRRDLSSVQVWFNTGDAAHESHIRALVQHGSHRTIGKDLRRVQLDGSVFVDGLGSSEAGYSVFHNRHTKDTSAYSRCIGRPISFAEAAVLAEDGTPLPPGEIGRLGLRSPTLTPGYWNDSLTWNRMRLGGYWLTGDLAHQDEDGNFYHLDRAPDAIRTSAGVVFSTRTEELLLRELPELADCTVVGVADDGVRADWDGDGVAEAYALLQLADEVGGSDAELTELVNTALKASAFPPVTRALRMKPEDVAKGATGKVLKRVMRDRFAASSPKEQR, from the coding sequence ATGCTCATCAGTAGGCAGGAGCGGGCCCGGATCTGCTCCGACACCGAACTGGGCGCCGGCAACATCCTGGCCCGACTGGCGGCGTACGACCGTCCACGCGACGAGGTCGTTCTGCGCATGGACGGCAACTGGCGTGCCCCCGACGGCAGTTGCCCCGCCCACCTCACCCTCGGGGAGTTGCGGGAGGTCGTCGAGACCTACGCGGGCTGGTACGCCGCCCAGGGAGTGCGCCCCCGCGACCCGGTCGCCCTCCACTCCTACTCCAGCGCCGAGTTCGCGGTGAACTTCCTGGCGCTGACCTCACTCGGTGCGATCCCCTCCTTCGTCAACGGCAACCTCCCGCCCGACATCGCGCGGGAGTACGTACGACGACAGGGCGCCGTCGGTGCCTTCACGGACCGCGAGCACCATGCCGTACTGGCGTCGGACGCCGCCGACCTCGGCTTCTGCGTGACCGCCGCCGACATCCGCCCCGAACACCGCGCCTCGCTCCCGCCCTCCTACCCGTACCGGCACGACCCCTCCGACCCGGTGCTCATCTCGCACTCCTCCGGAACCACCGGTATGCCCAAGGGAGTTCCGCACACCCACCGGACCCTGATGTACGCGCAGCTGCACCGTCTGCGCTACTCCACCGGCACCGACATGGAACGCACCCTGGTCGGACTGCCCGGCGCGCACAACGCGATGGTGGCGACCCTGCTGTACTGCCTCCTCCTGCGCACCGACATCAAACTGCTCTCCAGCCAGCGCGGCACCGAAGTACTGGACGCCATCGAGGAGTTCAGGCCCACCACCGTGCTGGCCTTCGCCGGGACCTTCGGCGAGATGGCCGCCGAGGATCTGACCAGGCGCGACCTGTCCAGCGTCCAGGTGTGGTTCAACACGGGGGACGCGGCGCACGAATCGCACATCCGGGCCCTCGTCCAGCACGGCAGCCACCGGACAATCGGCAAGGACCTGCGGCGCGTACAGCTCGACGGCTCCGTCTTCGTCGACGGGCTCGGCTCCTCCGAGGCCGGCTACTCCGTCTTCCACAACCGGCACACCAAGGACACCTCGGCCTACTCCCGCTGCATCGGCAGACCGATCAGCTTCGCCGAGGCCGCCGTACTCGCCGAGGACGGCACCCCGCTGCCGCCCGGCGAAATCGGACGCCTCGGCCTCAGGTCCCCGACGCTGACGCCCGGTTACTGGAACGACTCGCTGACCTGGAACCGGATGCGCCTCGGCGGCTACTGGCTCACCGGCGACCTCGCCCACCAGGACGAGGACGGCAACTTCTACCACCTGGACCGCGCCCCGGACGCCATCCGTACCTCCGCCGGCGTCGTCTTCAGCACCCGCACCGAGGAACTCCTGCTCCGCGAACTCCCCGAACTGGCCGACTGCACGGTCGTCGGGGTCGCCGACGACGGCGTACGGGCGGACTGGGACGGCGACGGAGTGGCGGAGGCGTACGCGCTGCTCCAACTCGCGGACGAAGTAGGCGGCAGCGACGCGGAGTTGACCGAGCTGGTCAATACGGCCCTCAAGGCGTCCGCGTTCCCCCCGGTCACCCGCGCCCTGCGCATGAAGCCCGAAGACGTCGCCAAGGGCGCCACCGGCAAGGTCCTCAAACGGGTGATGCGCGACCGCTTCGCCGCTTCCTCGCCCAAGGAGCAGCGATGA
- a CDS encoding class-II fumarase/aspartase family protein, translating into MNGRTTSASVGTDSGLLAPTWAGTPAAAEVTDEAWLQAMLDVEVALAQAQFEVGLTPTEALATIAAEAHADRLDLVALAHAARAAANPVVALVTALTEAVAAKDPAAADYVHRGSTSQDILDSAAMLIARRVLALIATDLERTATALATLSDTHRHTVLAGRTLTQHAVPTTLGLKAAGWLQLVTDARTRVRAVASALPAQLGGAAGTLAAYREYATLDGGAGRASGDEGGVVAGAEAGVELLAPFAKALGLAEPTLPWHTVRTPIAELGAALQLVTGALGKFALDVQTLSRTEIGEVSEPAAEGRGASSAMPQKRNPALATLIVSAARQVPAYALVLAQCLLAEDERPAGAWHAEWQPLREALRLAGGAAHTAVELAEGLIVHPDRMLANLELTGGAVVTERLAVVLAPLLGKAHAKKLLSAASAESAATGRPLTEILAAQPELAAGLTPAHLSDLLDPTRYTGAADALIDRALRTYEGNGGVVRWAK; encoded by the coding sequence ATGAACGGGAGGACGACTTCCGCCTCCGTGGGCACCGACTCGGGGCTGCTCGCGCCCACCTGGGCGGGTACGCCCGCGGCGGCCGAGGTGACCGACGAGGCGTGGCTCCAGGCCATGCTGGACGTCGAAGTGGCGCTGGCCCAGGCCCAGTTCGAGGTCGGGCTGACACCCACCGAGGCACTGGCGACGATCGCCGCGGAGGCACACGCGGACCGCCTCGACCTGGTCGCCCTGGCCCACGCGGCCCGAGCCGCCGCCAACCCGGTCGTCGCGCTGGTCACGGCCCTCACCGAGGCGGTCGCCGCCAAGGACCCGGCCGCCGCCGACTACGTACACCGGGGTTCGACCAGCCAGGACATCCTCGACTCGGCGGCGATGCTGATCGCCCGCCGCGTACTCGCCCTGATCGCCACCGACCTCGAACGCACCGCCACCGCCCTGGCCACCCTCTCCGACACCCATCGCCACACCGTCCTGGCGGGCCGCACCCTGACCCAGCACGCGGTTCCCACCACCCTCGGTCTGAAGGCGGCGGGCTGGCTTCAGCTCGTCACGGACGCCCGCACGCGAGTACGGGCGGTGGCGTCCGCGCTGCCGGCCCAACTGGGCGGTGCGGCGGGCACGCTGGCCGCGTATCGCGAGTACGCGACCTTGGACGGCGGGGCGGGAAGGGCGTCCGGGGACGAGGGTGGAGTGGTGGCCGGAGCGGAGGCCGGAGTCGAGTTGCTGGCTCCGTTCGCGAAGGCCCTCGGGCTGGCGGAGCCGACGCTGCCGTGGCACACCGTACGCACGCCGATCGCCGAACTGGGCGCGGCACTTCAGCTGGTCACCGGGGCGCTCGGCAAGTTCGCGCTGGACGTGCAGACACTGTCCCGTACGGAGATCGGCGAGGTCTCCGAACCGGCGGCGGAGGGACGCGGCGCCTCGTCCGCGATGCCACAGAAACGCAACCCGGCCCTCGCCACCCTCATCGTGTCGGCCGCCCGCCAAGTCCCGGCGTACGCATTGGTGTTGGCCCAGTGTCTGCTGGCGGAGGACGAACGCCCCGCCGGGGCGTGGCACGCCGAGTGGCAGCCGTTGCGGGAGGCACTGCGGCTGGCGGGCGGCGCGGCGCACACGGCGGTGGAGCTGGCGGAGGGCCTGATCGTCCACCCGGACCGCATGCTGGCCAACCTCGAACTGACCGGCGGAGCCGTCGTCACCGAGCGACTGGCGGTCGTACTGGCCCCGTTGCTCGGCAAGGCGCACGCGAAGAAGCTCCTGTCGGCGGCCTCGGCCGAGTCGGCCGCCACCGGCCGCCCGCTCACCGAAATCCTCGCCGCACAACCGGAGTTGGCGGCCGGACTCACCCCCGCCCACCTTTCGGACCTGCTCGACCCGACCCGCTACACGGGCGCGGCGGACGCGCTGATCGACCGAGCACTGCGTACATACGAGGGCAACGGAGGCGTCGTCCGATGGGCGAAGTGA
- a CDS encoding MFS transporter gives MGEVRASDVSGPGAAGAPDATGKAGRPPSWPVLLVVVCAQMLIWLDTSVLNVAVTTLADPADGLGATPAELEWVASAYTLVFAGALFAGGALADRFGPRTTLLAGLALFGAASGAGAFVSSPGWLIVARAGMGAGSALLMPATLSVIVQTTPEEKRTRAIAIWSSSSGLGVAVGPVVGGALLGNFWWGSVFLVNVPIVALCMAGVAAVVPELKGPRRRQLDLPGLTLSVLGLGGVVYGIIELGNGRTWYGSHVLLPLLLGGALLAAFVAAQRRSPAPSLDVRLFRRPGFAAGSVVLLIAFMALAGHLFYAAFYLQGPRGLSPSDAGLVMIAAAIGIVLGSQASPATSRLLTARWTVASGVLATAVTYIAYAWLDGSTPLWFIAALLWIQGFGMGLVGTPVTAVMMSGVPPQLAGAGSAVNSVTRQVGGTLGVAMAGSILSGVYRSRMSDTAELPDSVRELPPAAAEQARTSAEAARSLAESLRLPELATTADRAFLDAMYATTLSIAALALVGFAVSVAGLRTRTRK, from the coding sequence ATGGGCGAAGTGAGAGCGAGCGATGTGAGCGGACCAGGTGCCGCGGGTGCTCCTGACGCTACGGGGAAGGCCGGTCGACCGCCGTCGTGGCCCGTCCTCCTGGTCGTCGTCTGCGCGCAGATGCTGATCTGGCTGGACACTTCGGTCCTCAACGTCGCCGTCACCACCCTGGCCGACCCGGCGGACGGACTGGGCGCGACCCCGGCCGAGTTGGAGTGGGTGGCGAGCGCCTACACCCTGGTCTTCGCCGGTGCCCTCTTCGCGGGCGGTGCGCTGGCCGACCGCTTCGGCCCCCGGACCACACTCCTCGCGGGCCTTGCACTGTTCGGCGCGGCCTCGGGAGCCGGTGCTTTCGTCTCGTCGCCCGGCTGGCTGATCGTGGCGCGGGCCGGGATGGGCGCGGGCAGCGCGCTGCTGATGCCGGCGACGCTGTCGGTGATCGTGCAGACCACTCCGGAGGAGAAACGCACCCGGGCGATCGCGATCTGGAGTTCGTCCAGCGGTCTGGGGGTGGCTGTGGGCCCGGTGGTCGGCGGGGCGCTGCTCGGCAACTTCTGGTGGGGCTCGGTGTTCCTGGTCAACGTACCGATCGTGGCACTGTGCATGGCCGGAGTGGCGGCCGTCGTACCGGAGTTGAAGGGCCCGAGGCGCAGACAGCTGGACCTGCCCGGCCTGACGCTCTCGGTCCTGGGCCTCGGCGGGGTGGTCTACGGCATCATCGAACTGGGCAACGGCCGGACCTGGTACGGCTCCCACGTCCTCCTCCCCCTCCTCCTGGGCGGCGCTCTGCTGGCCGCGTTCGTCGCCGCTCAGCGCAGGTCGCCCGCCCCCAGCCTGGACGTACGGCTCTTCCGCCGGCCCGGGTTCGCGGCCGGGAGCGTGGTGCTGCTGATCGCGTTCATGGCACTGGCCGGTCACCTCTTCTACGCGGCCTTCTACCTCCAGGGACCCCGCGGGCTGTCCCCCTCCGACGCCGGACTGGTGATGATCGCCGCCGCGATCGGCATCGTCCTGGGCAGCCAGGCGTCCCCCGCGACGAGCCGTCTGCTGACGGCCCGCTGGACGGTGGCGTCGGGAGTCCTGGCCACGGCGGTCACGTACATCGCGTACGCCTGGCTGGACGGCAGCACCCCGCTCTGGTTCATCGCCGCGCTGCTGTGGATCCAGGGCTTCGGAATGGGCCTGGTCGGTACGCCGGTCACGGCCGTCATGATGAGCGGGGTGCCGCCGCAACTCGCGGGCGCCGGCTCGGCAGTCAACAGCGTCACGCGTCAGGTCGGCGGCACACTGGGGGTGGCGATGGCCGGTTCGATCCTCTCCGGGGTGTACCGGTCACGCATGTCGGACACCGCCGAACTACCCGATTCTGTACGCGAGTTGCCCCCGGCGGCTGCGGAGCAGGCCCGCACCTCGGCCGAGGCGGCCCGCTCACTCGCCGAATCCCTCCGCCTACCGGAACTGGCGACGACCGCCGACCGCGCCTTCCTCGACGCGATGTACGCCACCACCCTCTCCATCGCCGCCCTGGCCCTCGTCGGCTTCGCGGTGTCGGTGGCGGGCCTGCGCACACGGACGAGGAAATGA
- the fabG gene encoding 3-oxoacyl-ACP reductase FabG, which yields MAQATPRSVFVTGGNRGIGLAIARRFATAGDRVAVTYRGEPPPEAEGLLAVRCDVTDSQQVDRAFKEAEAAHGPVTVLVANAGTSNDRLLVRMTEADFTSVIDTNLTGAFRATQRAVRGMLREGHGRIVLISSTAALHGSAGQTNYAAAKAGLIGFARSLTRELGPRDITCNVVAPGLTETDMSAALTPDQRRDLLRRTPAGRLARPDEVADAVAFLAGAGYVRGAVIPVDGGAGLGH from the coding sequence ATGGCGCAGGCGACGCCTCGTTCGGTCTTCGTCACTGGCGGGAACAGGGGGATCGGGCTGGCCATAGCCCGCCGTTTCGCGACGGCCGGCGACCGGGTCGCGGTGACCTACCGAGGCGAACCGCCCCCCGAGGCTGAGGGATTGCTCGCCGTACGCTGCGATGTGACGGACAGTCAGCAGGTCGACCGGGCCTTCAAGGAGGCCGAGGCGGCACACGGCCCGGTGACGGTCCTGGTCGCCAACGCGGGCACCTCGAACGACCGTCTGCTGGTGCGGATGACGGAGGCGGACTTCACCTCGGTCATCGACACCAACCTCACCGGAGCCTTCCGTGCCACCCAGCGCGCTGTGCGCGGCATGCTCCGCGAGGGTCACGGCCGTATCGTCCTCATCTCGTCCACGGCGGCCCTGCACGGCTCCGCCGGCCAGACCAACTACGCCGCGGCCAAAGCGGGGTTGATCGGCTTCGCCCGCTCACTCACCCGGGAGCTGGGCCCCCGGGACATCACGTGCAACGTGGTGGCACCCGGACTCACCGAGACGGACATGAGCGCCGCCCTCACCCCGGACCAGCGCCGCGACCTGCTCCGCCGGACCCCGGCGGGACGGCTCGCCCGGCCGGACGAGGTCGCGGACGCGGTGGCGTTCCTGGCGGGGGCGGGGTATGTGCGAGGGGCCGTGATTCCGGTGGACGGGGGTGCGGGGCTGGGGCACTGA
- a CDS encoding methyltransferase, whose product MITALSGDTSRLRATVDFVKEQDTATLLPLLLPGLDGPELRSLVERCEFRHAALLVFPPDEAALDTTLADCGLVADGPPQPSVVVRERLAVRHNRSTADLDVGILRPVVECPDGARRMVEVFALTVPPGSDLGTVAAHERERQHESHVAFEVEAPDPLVLRGLCAVFGQYGATPSGGGYNPHENGTVFYFTAPAESKAGYRQVELYVPGDHRDILAAHLDEHRGRHPAEILLRLLTGAWTTQALAAFARLEVPDAMAEDRSVGLAELAHGVGAFEPNLATLLRYLTMLGVVSEDRDGFRLTDTGALLRADAEGSMRSLALMYGGPFYESFAGLGHTVRTGQVAFEQRFGENHFDHFVRDPELAELFDRSMAAGSRMFDPLPTHPVLAGADEGATVVDIAGGSGELLSRILSAHPRLRGVLLERPHTVETARVLLGAAGHAARCTFRAGDFADVPAGGDVYVLSRVLHDWDDDRCREILRHCARAMSDSADLLVVERVLPADGSASLATAWDLHMMCNVGGRERRADHYARLFADAGLTLVGRVPLPLDGNVLHVRRTGTPDA is encoded by the coding sequence ATGATCACGGCATTGTCGGGCGATACGTCCCGCCTGCGCGCGACGGTCGACTTCGTCAAGGAACAGGACACCGCCACTCTGCTTCCGCTCCTGCTTCCCGGGCTCGACGGCCCGGAACTGCGGAGTCTCGTGGAGCGCTGCGAGTTCCGGCACGCTGCGCTGCTCGTCTTCCCGCCGGACGAGGCGGCGTTGGACACCACGCTCGCCGACTGCGGACTCGTCGCGGACGGGCCGCCGCAGCCGAGTGTCGTCGTGCGCGAGCGTCTCGCCGTACGGCACAACCGGAGTACGGCGGACCTCGACGTCGGCATTCTGCGCCCGGTGGTGGAGTGCCCGGACGGGGCGCGGCGCATGGTCGAGGTGTTCGCGCTGACCGTGCCACCCGGGTCGGACCTCGGCACGGTCGCCGCGCACGAGCGGGAGCGGCAGCACGAGTCGCATGTCGCCTTCGAGGTCGAGGCACCGGATCCGTTGGTGCTGCGCGGCCTGTGCGCGGTTTTCGGACAGTACGGGGCCACCCCCAGCGGCGGCGGCTACAACCCGCACGAGAACGGCACGGTGTTCTACTTCACCGCGCCCGCAGAGTCCAAGGCCGGTTACCGGCAAGTGGAGTTGTACGTCCCCGGTGACCATCGCGACATCCTCGCCGCCCACCTCGACGAGCACCGCGGGCGCCATCCCGCCGAGATCCTGCTGCGCCTGCTGACCGGGGCGTGGACGACGCAGGCCCTGGCCGCGTTCGCGCGGCTGGAGGTACCCGACGCGATGGCCGAGGACCGGAGCGTCGGCCTGGCGGAACTGGCGCACGGCGTCGGTGCGTTCGAGCCGAACCTGGCAACCCTGCTGCGCTACCTCACCATGCTCGGCGTGGTCAGCGAGGACCGGGACGGTTTCCGGCTCACGGACACCGGCGCTCTGCTGCGCGCGGACGCGGAAGGGTCGATGCGGTCGCTGGCTCTGATGTACGGGGGACCGTTCTACGAGTCCTTCGCCGGACTCGGGCACACCGTGCGCACCGGACAGGTCGCCTTCGAGCAGCGCTTCGGCGAGAACCACTTCGACCACTTCGTCCGCGATCCCGAACTCGCCGAACTCTTCGACCGGTCGATGGCCGCCGGTTCACGGATGTTCGACCCGCTGCCCACCCACCCGGTCCTCGCCGGGGCGGACGAAGGGGCCACCGTGGTCGACATCGCGGGCGGCAGCGGGGAGTTGCTCAGCCGAATCCTTTCCGCACACCCCCGCCTGCGCGGCGTCCTGCTGGAGCGCCCGCACACCGTCGAGACAGCCCGTGTCCTCCTCGGCGCGGCCGGCCACGCGGCGCGGTGCACCTTCCGGGCGGGCGACTTCGCGGACGTACCCGCGGGCGGCGACGTCTACGTCCTGTCCCGCGTCCTGCACGACTGGGACGACGACCGCTGCCGCGAGATCCTGCGTCACTGCGCCCGCGCGATGTCCGACAGCGCCGATCTGCTCGTCGTCGAACGCGTTCTGCCCGCCGACGGATCCGCCTCGCTGGCCACGGCCTGGGACCTGCACATGATGTGCAACGTCGGCGGACGGGAACGGCGCGCCGACCACTACGCCCGGCTGTTCGCCGACGCGGGCCTCACCCTGGTGGGCCGGGTACCTCTGCCCCTGGACGGCAACGTGCTGCACGTCCGCAGGACCGGGACGCCTGACGCCTGA
- a CDS encoding NAD-dependent epimerase/dehydratase family protein, with the protein MRILVAGATGVVGHPLVGALRARGHQVSALVREESRTRAPEADAMVVADALDREALLAALTDVRPEVVVHQLSALRLLRDDPPEAFARTARLRTEGTANLLAAARAAGARRLVAQSIAFAAAPTGDPVVDEDAPLYVDAPDPGWAATVRAVASLESQVLAGETELRGLVLRYGTLYGPGTAYARTGGTGQRVLAGKLPLPEGGAGITSFLHVEDAVGAAVAAAESEATGAFHITDDEPAPAAQWLPHFAHALDAPPPRTVPAAMAPRLLGWFMAHQLTSAAGASNARARTELGWKPVRPSWRDGLGQE; encoded by the coding sequence GTGCGGATACTTGTCGCCGGAGCCACCGGAGTGGTCGGACATCCACTGGTGGGCGCGCTGCGGGCGCGGGGCCACCAAGTGAGCGCGCTGGTACGGGAGGAGTCCCGGACCCGCGCTCCGGAGGCGGACGCGATGGTGGTCGCCGACGCCCTCGACCGGGAAGCGCTGCTGGCCGCCCTGACGGACGTACGGCCCGAGGTGGTCGTCCATCAGCTGTCGGCGCTGCGGCTGTTGCGCGACGACCCGCCGGAGGCCTTCGCGCGGACCGCGCGGCTGCGCACCGAGGGCACCGCCAACCTGCTGGCGGCGGCCCGCGCGGCCGGTGCCCGACGACTGGTCGCGCAGTCCATCGCCTTCGCCGCCGCGCCGACCGGAGACCCGGTCGTCGACGAGGACGCACCGCTGTACGTGGACGCCCCGGACCCCGGCTGGGCGGCCACCGTACGGGCCGTGGCCTCGCTGGAGTCACAAGTGCTCGCCGGAGAAACGGAGTTGCGCGGGCTGGTGCTGCGGTACGGGACGCTGTACGGCCCCGGCACCGCGTACGCCCGTACCGGCGGCACCGGACAGCGGGTGCTGGCGGGGAAGTTGCCGCTGCCCGAGGGCGGGGCCGGGATCACCTCGTTCCTGCATGTGGAGGACGCCGTGGGGGCGGCGGTGGCTGCCGCGGAGTCGGAGGCCACCGGGGCCTTCCACATCACGGACGACGAACCGGCCCCGGCCGCCCAGTGGTTGCCGCACTTCGCCCATGCGCTCGACGCCCCGCCGCCGCGTACGGTCCCGGCGGCGATGGCTCCCCGGCTGCTCGGCTGGTTCATGGCCCACCAGCTCACCTCGGCGGCCGGCGCGTCCAACGCCCGGGCGCGTACGGAACTGGGCTGGAAGCCGGTGCGGCCGAGCTGGCGCGACGGGCTGGGCCAGGAATGA
- a CDS encoding FAD/NAD(P)-binding protein has product MTGPGPGSSGGARGAVVVCVIGAGPRGLSVLERLCANAGQAGPAVVVHLVDPYPPGPGAVWRTDQPSELLMNTVSSQVTLFTDDSVPCAGPSIPGPSLYEWARTLGPEGHPAGVLAEARSLGPDTYPTRAFHGHYLEWVFRHLLRTAPPEVTVRTHRTTATSLADGPDGSQTVTLADGERLTGLDAVVLALGHGKLTPSPEERALHSFATRHARTGSRTRTGSGSGVAYVSPANPADADLSALLPGSPVALRGLGLNFFDQLSLLTEGRGGTFKQGDDRDGRGTGLVYIPSGNEPVLYAGSRRGVPYHARGENEKGALGRHHPRFLTPEVIAGLRQRPVGFRTDIWPLIDREVRTVYYEAWIRAAQGPWAAAEFVRSCYAGRETESVLLDRYDIPPDERWDWQRIERPYGKRHFTDRADFRHWLLGHLRQDVAAARLGNVNGPLKAALDALRDLRNEVRLVVDHGGVVGESYRAELDGWYTPLNAFTSIGPPAFRIEQLIALIEAEVLHVVGPGMRVRPTDGEGGFGHAGFLVDAEGVAEAPVLVRALVEARLPDIDLRRSASPLLRGLLAAGGCVPYRPGGHKTHETGGMAVTDGAPRLLDAAGRPHPRRFAFGVPTEGVRWVTAVGIRPGVGSVTLEDSDAIARAVLGLEKSEVLPQQPAMTVPQTSFTGS; this is encoded by the coding sequence ATGACCGGACCCGGGCCAGGCTCTTCGGGCGGCGCCCGCGGTGCCGTCGTCGTGTGCGTGATCGGTGCCGGGCCGCGCGGCCTCTCGGTCCTGGAGCGGCTGTGCGCCAACGCGGGCCAGGCGGGCCCCGCGGTCGTGGTCCACCTCGTCGACCCGTACCCGCCCGGCCCGGGCGCGGTGTGGCGCACCGACCAGCCGTCCGAGCTGCTGATGAACACGGTCTCCTCCCAGGTGACCCTGTTCACCGACGACAGCGTGCCGTGCGCGGGCCCGTCGATCCCGGGCCCGAGCCTGTACGAGTGGGCGCGCACCTTGGGCCCCGAGGGGCATCCGGCCGGGGTCCTGGCGGAGGCGCGGAGCCTCGGCCCGGACACCTATCCGACCCGCGCCTTCCACGGCCACTACCTGGAGTGGGTCTTCCGGCACCTCTTACGAACCGCCCCGCCCGAGGTCACGGTCCGCACGCACCGGACGACCGCGACCTCGCTGGCCGACGGCCCGGACGGCAGCCAGACGGTGACCCTGGCGGACGGCGAACGGCTCACCGGCCTGGACGCGGTCGTACTCGCCCTGGGACACGGCAAGTTGACCCCGAGCCCGGAGGAACGCGCCCTGCACTCCTTCGCCACCCGCCACGCACGCACCGGTTCCCGTACCCGTACCGGTTCTGGTTCGGGAGTGGCCTACGTGAGTCCCGCCAACCCGGCCGACGCCGACCTGAGCGCCCTCCTGCCCGGCAGCCCTGTCGCCCTGCGCGGACTCGGGCTGAACTTCTTCGACCAGCTGTCCCTGCTCACCGAGGGCCGCGGCGGCACGTTCAAGCAGGGCGACGACCGGGACGGCCGGGGCACCGGGCTCGTGTACATCCCGAGCGGCAACGAGCCTGTTCTGTACGCCGGTTCGAGACGCGGAGTGCCGTACCACGCGCGCGGCGAGAACGAGAAGGGCGCGCTCGGCCGTCACCACCCCCGCTTCCTTACCCCGGAGGTCATCGCCGGCCTGCGGCAACGCCCCGTCGGCTTCCGTACGGACATCTGGCCCCTGATCGACCGCGAGGTCCGGACCGTCTACTACGAGGCGTGGATCCGGGCCGCCCAAGGCCCCTGGGCGGCAGCGGAGTTCGTGCGGTCCTGCTACGCGGGCCGCGAGACCGAGTCGGTCCTCCTCGACCGGTACGACATACCGCCGGACGAGCGCTGGGACTGGCAGCGCATTGAACGGCCCTACGGGAAAAGGCACTTCACGGACCGCGCCGACTTCCGGCACTGGCTGTTGGGACATCTGCGGCAGGACGTCGCAGCCGCCCGCCTCGGCAATGTGAACGGCCCGCTGAAGGCGGCGCTGGACGCGCTGCGTGACCTGCGCAACGAGGTCCGGCTGGTGGTCGACCACGGCGGGGTCGTCGGCGAGTCGTACCGGGCCGAACTGGACGGCTGGTACACGCCGTTGAACGCGTTCACGTCGATCGGCCCGCCCGCGTTCCGGATCGAGCAGCTGATCGCGCTGATCGAGGCCGAGGTGCTGCACGTGGTCGGTCCGGGGATGCGGGTGCGTCCGACGGACGGTGAAGGCGGGTTCGGGCACGCCGGTTTCCTCGTGGACGCGGAGGGCGTGGCCGAGGCGCCGGTGCTGGTCAGGGCGCTGGTCGAGGCTCGGCTGCCCGACATCGACCTGCGGCGCAGCGCCAGTCCGCTGCTGCGGGGGCTGCTGGCTGCGGGCGGGTGCGTCCCGTACCGGCCGGGCGGCCACAAGACCCATGAGACGGGCGGGATGGCGGTGACCGACGGTGCGCCCCGGCTGCTGGACGCGGCGGGGCGACCGCACCCGCGCCGGTTCGCCTTCGGGGTGCCGACGGAGGGGGTGCGCTGGGTGACGGCGGTCGGCATCAGACCGGGCGTGGGCTCGGTGACGCTGGAGGACTCGGACGCGATCGCACGGGCGGTACTTGGGCTGGAGAAGTCCGAAGTGCTGCCGCAGCAACCAGCCATGACTGTCCCTCAGACCAGTTTCACGGGGAGTTGA